One genomic window of Littorina saxatilis isolate snail1 unplaced genomic scaffold, US_GU_Lsax_2.0 scaffold_1120, whole genome shotgun sequence includes the following:
- the LOC138956417 gene encoding uncharacterized protein yields the protein MESEDDYDALFEKFVKQAETLGLAADKREKYVKESFDRLERKREKDERQKALEMEERQKEKEREERQKALEMEESRRQKEFDRQKEREDAQIEESRRQKELEREERERDRELLKEREEREHQLKQRELEIRQAEIGAGSRAPQNGRDSHTNVGARPVYPRLPAFREQQDDIDSYLFRFETHAKSLGWEETRWITYLSALLEGNALNLYHSLAAAGELTYQCLKENLLKKFQCTSETFRQKLRNIRPSEKEPFQTFGIELRRLFDRWVALSDITTDVDGLVNLFLGEQFLESVSADLATFIRERGLVTLDEMVKAAESYRLARPGKNLSRKSGPTIFSAGSCSHEEYAAAAFSQSNNRRGGPQSRRFGSSFAGRRQGNWSYGRGTSDAQAQSQGDTYYPRGSRRNRTGGRRGGLSRSGDYCNLCHEKGHWAYRCPVRDSKNPCPNCGLGAHDKRECPTAKFLANKQSANAVVADIGCSVTQAVGSLNLDHGCVNNVACSVLRDTGATICGVRSRLVAKDQFVGGSVACKTFGGEIHTYRQAKVMVQSSYYSGELLCCILEDPVADLIIGNIPGISEKVTECSPILERVAAVTTRAQAKRRDLPQKPLVEVETVSDKFHEKAKKTVLPVYGPEKPPLIVGDTIAVVQEEDDFTSLPTLPAPMSSSMKDEDISSIDFDKGLSEVQKSSLHEHVRGVLQKLSQFNLTAKPSKISTGCRSLEFLGHVVGEGMLRPQEEKIQKILAIPTPTTKKQVYKVSWATNFE from the exons ATGGAGAGCGAAGATGATTATGATGCGTTGTTTGAAAAGTTCGTTAAACAGGCAGAGACTTTGGGTCTGGCTGCAGATAAACGTGAGAAATACGTGAAAGAGAGTTTTGATCGTTTGgagagaaaacgagaaaaagatgaaagacaaaaagcattAGAAAtggaagaaagacaaaaagaaaaagaaagggaagaaagacaaaaagcattAGAAATGGAAGAAAGTCGAAGACAAAAAGAATTTGATCgacaaaaagaaagggaagatgcacaaattgaagaaagtcgaagacagaaagaactggaaagggaagaaagagaaagagatagagagttgctaaaagaaagggaggaaagAGAACaccagttaaaacaaagagaactTGAGATTAGGCAGGCTGAAATTGGTGCTGGTTCGCGTGCACCACAAAATGGTCGGGATTCTCACACTAACGTAGGTGCTCGCCCTGTTTACCCCAGGCTCCCTGCATTCAGGGAACAGCAAGATGATATAGACTCATACTTGTTCCGATTTGAAACTCATGCAAAATCTCTGGGATGGGAAGAGACAAGATGGATCACGTACTTGTCTGCTCTTTTAGAGGGCAATGCATTAAACCTATACCATAGccttgctgctgctggtgaacTAACATACCAATGTTTGAAAGAAAACTTGCTGAAGAAATTTCAGTGCACGTCTGAGACATTTAGACAAAAGCTCCGAAATATCCGTCCAAGTGAAAAGGAACCGTTCCAAACTTTTGGGATTGAGTTACGACGATTGTTTGATCGTTGGGTTGCGCTATCTGACATAACCACAGATGTTGATGGTCTAGTGAACTTGTTTCTGGGAGAACAATTCCTGGAAAGTGTATCAGCTGACTTAGCAACTTTCATTCGAGAACGAGGTCTAGTTACTTTGGATGAAATGGTCAAAGCTGCCGAAAGCTATCGCTTAGCGAGACCTGGGAAAAACTTGTCACGGAAGTCTGGACCCACCATTTTTTCTGCAGGTTCTTGTAGTCACGAAGAGTACGCTGCAGCTGCTTTTTCACAAAGCAATAATCGTAGAGGTGGTCCGCAGTCGCGGAGGTTTGGGTCTAGTTTTGCTGGTCGTAGACAAGGTAACTGGAGCTATGGCAGAGGTACGTCTGATGCTCAGGCACAGTCACAAGGTGATACATACTATCCTCGTGGAAGTAGACGCAATCGTACTGGTGGTCGTAGAGGTGGTTTGTCCCGGAGCGGAGATTATTGTAACTTGTGTCATGAAAAAGGACATTGGGCATACCGGTGTCCAGTGCGGGACAGTAAAAACCCGTGCCCGAATTGTGGTCTGGGAGCCCATGACAAGAGAGAGTGTCCAACAGCTAAATTTTTGGCAAACAAACAGTCAGCAAATGCTGTTGTCGCAGACATTGGTTGTTCAGTTACTCAGGCTGTGGGAAGTCTGAATCTTGATCACGGTTGTGTCAACAACGTTGCGTGTTCAGTACTCCGTGACACGGGTGCCACGATATGTGGAGTACGCAGTCGGTTAGTGGCAAAAGACCAGTTTGTGGGGGGTAGCGTCGCCTGTAAGACGTTTGGCGGAGAGATACATACATATCGCCAGGCGAAAGTGATGGTTCAGTCCTCTTACTATTCAGGAGAGTTGCTTTGCTGTATTCTGGAGGATCCTGTCGCAGACTTGATCATAGGGAACATTCCGGGGATTTCGGAAAAGGTGACAGAGTGTTCTCCTATTCTGGAGAGGGTCGCAGCTGTGACTACTCGAGCGCAGGCAAAGAGACGAGATCTCCCTCAGAAGCCTTTGGTAGAG GTTGAGACAGTCTCTGATAAGTTCCATGAAAAAGCAAAGAAGACTGTTCTACCAGTCTACGGACCGGAGAAACCTCCATTGATTGTAGGTGATACCATTGCTGTGGTACAAGAAGAAGATGATTTTACTTCGTTACCTACCTTGCCGGCTCCCATGTCGTCTTCCATGAAAGATGAAGACATATCGTCTATAGACTTTGACAAAGGTCTCTCAGAGGTGCAGAAATCGAGTCTGCATGAG CATGTACGGGGAGTTCTACAGAAACTGTCACAGTTCAACCTCACTGCAAAACCGTCCAAGATTTCGACAGGTTGTCGCAGTCTTGAGTTCTTGGGTCATGTTGTGGGAGAGGGAATGCTTCGTCCACAGGAGGagaagatccagaagattctgGCGATTCCTACTCCTACCACCAAGAAGCAG gtgtacaaagtttcatgggccacgaacttCGAGTAG